The following proteins are co-located in the Microcystis wesenbergii NRERC-220 genome:
- a CDS encoding RNA methyltransferase has translation MSVDENNQSSPLDRLRIILVEPAGALNVGSTARIMRNMGLSRLIIVNPACDILAEEARRMAVHGIEVLENCSRVATLGEALQGCHRIIATTSKPRHLNTPLETPRTALPWLLTPNLESALIFGPEDRGLSNSELNHAQRFVGIPANPQYSSLNLAQAVAVCSYELYQMATENRLEPPVETLPNATFEALEGYYQHLESFLLKIGYLYPHTAAARMEKFRQFYHRARPTVEELALLRGIIGHIESIGQLFLGLDSLKGKKKNSPSDR, from the coding sequence ATGAGTGTAGATGAAAATAATCAGAGTTCCCCACTCGATCGCCTGAGAATTATTTTAGTTGAACCAGCCGGAGCCTTAAATGTGGGTTCCACTGCCAGAATTATGCGGAATATGGGCTTAAGTCGCTTAATTATCGTCAATCCCGCCTGTGATATCCTTGCAGAAGAAGCGCGACGCATGGCAGTACACGGAATTGAAGTCCTAGAAAACTGTTCACGGGTAGCCACCCTGGGGGAAGCTTTGCAGGGTTGTCATCGCATCATTGCCACCACCTCGAAACCCCGTCACCTGAATACTCCCCTCGAAACACCCCGGACCGCCTTACCCTGGTTACTCACCCCTAACCTGGAATCGGCCTTAATTTTCGGGCCAGAAGACCGGGGTTTAAGTAACAGCGAACTGAACCACGCCCAGCGTTTTGTCGGTATTCCCGCTAATCCTCAATATTCCTCCCTCAATCTCGCCCAAGCGGTGGCGGTTTGCTCCTACGAACTGTACCAAATGGCCACGGAAAATAGGCTCGAACCCCCGGTAGAAACGCTCCCCAATGCCACTTTTGAGGCTCTAGAAGGCTATTATCAGCACTTAGAGAGCTTTTTGCTCAAAATTGGCTATCTTTACCCCCACACCGCCGCCGCTAGGATGGAGAAATTCCGGCAATTTTATCATCGGGCCCGTCCCACGGTGGAGGAATTAGCCCTGCTGCGGGGCATTATCGGTCATATTGAAAGTATCGGGCAACTTTTTCTCGGTCTTGATAGTCTCAAGGGCAAGAAAAAAAATTCTCCTAGCGATCGATAA
- a CDS encoding DUF2256 domain-containing protein, with protein sequence MARQPSKSDLPSKICPVCGLSFTWRKKWQNCWHEVKYCSERCRRRKSSANQ encoded by the coding sequence ATGGCACGTCAGCCCTCGAAGTCCGATCTTCCCAGTAAAATTTGTCCTGTTTGCGGTTTATCCTTTACTTGGCGCAAAAAGTGGCAAAACTGTTGGCATGAGGTCAAATACTGTTCAGAACGTTGTCGTCGTCGCAAGTCCTCGGCGAATCAGTAA